In Miscanthus floridulus cultivar M001 chromosome 8, ASM1932011v1, whole genome shotgun sequence, the sequence TGGTAGGGCATTGGACCCCTACATCGGACGGTCCGACACCCCATGGAGTTGGGTCCGATTGCCCTTCCCGTGGACTAACGGCTAGTGGAATCTtgagggctctataaatagacttGGCTCGGCTTTGGCTCACTCTCTTGACactgacatacttgacatccttgtgagcctaagtaaatacctcccactcatctccatcattgattcatcattatagtgagattaggagtgattcctagtgcatttgcttgagtgattgcatctagtgatacttggggatcgttgtggctgtggattttttgttactcttggtggttgccgccacctagacagcttggagtagcggaggagcattagcatgagttggtgattgttcatagccatctccggtgattgtgagggggtgttgtactttccctggtggagagccaaaaggtaactctagtggattgctcatgtcattgagttacctcacttgtggtaggttcttgcggcgcctagTGAACGCTTGGTGTGGTGCaaattagccatcgaaccaccaagtgttggtcgacacaacggagactagcgtgtcggtaagcatgtgaacctcgagagaaaaattgattgtctctttgCATTGGACTTCTCCTGGTGACTGTCTTGGTATTCATTTATTGGTTCATCTCACTTgccacgacggtataatcaccctacatactctcttgtatttacattgtttacattcttgcctagtcaagctctttagtgtagttagtttttgagagcttgttagtttggttagtgaggctctttagttagtctttgagagcttactaacttagagagtagtgacttaggcTTGTGTATACTTAGAGATCATAACAACTGGAATTGTtggtataggtggcttgcaacacttgtaGAGTTAGAACAAAATTGCATTACACCATTTagtgtactaatcaattgctctagtgattttgTAGAGATttattataggctattcacccccttttagccatttaggaccttttagcTTCCTGCGGGGCCACCACGCGAACATCAGACCCGCCGTCAGCCCACCCCGGCCCACCACTTCCTCGCGCTCGTCGGGCTCACCATATCCGCGGGCATCGCGCTTGTCGGGCATCCACGTCATCGTGCTCGCTAAGCTCGAACTGCCGCGTCGAGATGGAGGgaaggaagggaagggagggaagggaatggagggcaaggagaggagagggcgagGTGCGCCGCACGAGAAAGGAGCCAAAGCCTTGCGGTAGGCCGCTGTCCGCCAGCCACCAgcgccattacaacatgtgcaatactcgatctacttttgaaacatacagaaggaacatttgcaacatacgtctgagacagatgaaacacttaaaacatgcatctgaaatatTTGCAAAAAACCTAAAGACACTTGAAAAGCTATtacaaaaacatatgcaacatctagataaaacacttgcagcatatgtTTGAAGATATGCAACACCTAGATAAACATATTTGCAACATACTTCtaaaaaaacagataaaacatttggaacagacacttgcaacatacgtgtatagccattgcaatatatgcaatatcctgatctacttttgcaacatccatatgaaacacttgcaacatacctctgaaacatctgaaacacttaaaacatacacttgcaacatgcgcttttcaGTAAACCCTTGCAGGCGAGTGGGCTGGCGGAGCATTGCACAATGGGATCTGGCGCTAGGttgcggtggagaaggaggatggAGCCATGACGCTACGGAGAAAGTGGGGCTCGAGACAGAGATACCGACGAAGAGCGCTCAGGGCCCGCCGCATGGGCGTGGGAGGGAGGCATGGTGGGAGAAGGGCGTGGGGGAGGCGGAGAATGCGGCACCGAGGAGTGGCATGGAGAGGATCGGGGACGGGACGTAGAGGAAGGCCGCCGGGAGCGCTAGCTCCGCGATCGGTGAGGGCATCGCGGCTGTGGTAACGAGAACCGCGCAACGAGCAATTGGGTGAGGAGGAAGAGAAATGCGTCTGTTCCATTTTTTAGATGGACCGTGAGGGGGAGCAAGCCGGGGTGGTTCGTAGGCCAAGGGAGGTGTGTCCGGATGGACGGACGCCCTCAACAGATCATTATTGTTATATTTATCAAGAACTTCTAATTTTCTTAATTATATCACATAAGATTTTAGTCGTTCCCAAAGTTTACCCACCAATGAATTTCGGACACTTAGGGCGTGTTTGATTGCTTGGACGGTCTTTTGGGATAGGCTCATGAGCTACAACCGGATGTGTTTGTTTCCTGAACAAGCTATGGGCCTGGCTCGCACGCGTCTTAAAGCAGGTTTGGGCTAGGCTGGCGAGAAACGGAAATGGACTTCGTTTCCTCCGGACCTGGCTCTTTCCTGGCTCTCTCATTCGCAACGGCTAGGTTTTATCACCACCTAAGCCTCGTTCGGCACCTCAGGCTTGAATCTGACCCACTTTTCAttcatggacccagattccaGAGGGATTTGTTTCTATGGGTCATAGGTGGGGATTGGTTCTAGGCTGTAGATGGGGTCGAATTGTCGAAACGGGCTGAATTATAATCTAGCCTAGCCTTAACCGAACCTCTGTTCTATGCTGGACTGGTATTCATTCCGTGCTGGCCCCGATCCGGGTGGAATGGACCTCTTTGATCTTTCCGGGCCGATCCGATAgaaacgaacgaggccttagCGTTTCTCTCACCCGCCTCCTCTTCTCCACGGTACGGACGCAAAGCTCGGAGGCCGCCGCGGAGCCGCTCCTCCCGTCCTCCTCCACGCCGTGGCTCCCGAGCGATGCCGTCCGCCTGGTGCGACTCCGGCGGTGCTGCCTCCGCCACCGCGTCACCTCCTCCTGCAGCTGTCTCggcgccaccgcacccgccgcGTACAGGGATGAGGGCTCCTCCGCCGGTGCCGCCGGAGAAGGTGCTGCAGCCGTCAAACGAGCCACCACGTCAGCCATCACCGCGGCGTGATCGCTATCGTCGATCTCGCGCGCCAACGGCTCCAGCGATGCCAACGAGGATGGCGCCGGCGTGGGCCGCTTGAAGCTCCAGCGCTTCTTCTCCTGGGGGCTGCTCGCGGCTAGCGGCGGTGTGGCGCCGCCTCCCTGCTAATGCCATAGCACCTTCTATGCACCGCTGGTGCCACAGCGCCTTGGGTCCACGCTCGAGCTCCGCGGCACGGCCGGCATGGGCACCGCGTCCATGGCGGAGATGGCGGACAGGGTGCTGGGGATCCACGGCGAGATGGAGGTGGTGGTCCCTACGGGTAGAGTGGGTCATTCCGGCGCTCCGACCTCCGCTAGTATAGCTGTAGAGCAGGTGCTCGATGGAATGCCCAAATGGTGAGAGCAGGGGTAACTCTACCCCCATGTTGCTGCAAGGTGACTATATCTCATCGTGCAACTAAACAAACACTGTAACTAGCCTGGCTGTGTAGGGAAAAACAACCGAACACAGAAAGTTGCACCTGCTGGACTAGCCTCTACCTATGAACCAGGTAAAAACGTCCAGCCAATCAAACACACCCTTACGTAGGTCGAGAGCAGCGATCGgatcgctggttggtttctgggctggtcgAGAGCAGCGATCGggtcgctggttggtttctaggctagtttgggctggctggtgctggtttgttgtgagaggaaaacactgttggctggctggtttgagctggctaAAACCAACCAGCAAACATGTTGAATATTGAGCCCCAAGTCTATCCACGGACACCTACGTTTTTAAGCTTTTGAATACTTATTACGTTTTCTATTTAAATAAAGTTCTAAAAAAGCACATACACGAGCGGAGTATAGTACTACGTAACAAAGACGTAATTCGCATGGAGAATCTGATGTTTTGCCCATCGTATAACGTTAAACAATGTACGTGTAGGTTATATCAACATATGTGTAATGTGTTACAAGCTAAGCTCCAGACGGTCATGCAGGTCTATGACCAGCCGAACTTAAAGTCAAGGACGTAGACGATGACGAGGGACAGCGGATACAGCAGATAGGCCACGAAACACGTCCAGAGTGGGAAGTTTGTCCGGAAGCTGGTGAAGAGGCCCATTATGGTGCAGACGAGGAAGATGATGAGGACCTCTGACGAGAAATCCCACGTCAAACCCCGCACGTAGATGAGGCCCAAGAACACGGCCAGGCAGAGCGTGTTGTTCATGGTCACCCCACCGTAGACCTGCGGTTGTTAAAAGGATGGCATCACAATCCACAATCACATGGGAATATCTGAAACTTATGACAGAGATGCAAAAGGTATTCACAAAGATGCAATTCCACTCCAACGGGAAGGTATTCAGCAGACATACACACCTCAGAGAATGTAAGTGACAGAGTCCGCTGCTTCTTCCGGCTAGCAAATATGATTGCTGAGACAGCCTCACTGGAATTGGTAGCCAGGGGCATTGCAATGAAAGAGATGAAAAACGAAGGGATACTCGTAGCGTTTGAAAAATTGTGCACGGCGTCAACAAGTGGGTCTGCAAATGCCGCTGCCATTGCAGTTCCCAGGAGCAAAAGTAGAATGGCCTTAAAGCTGGTCCAGGTTGGGTTTTCAATAGCTTCGCCATCGTTATCGTCCTTTCCAAGCAGCAGATTATGCTCATCCCTAGTTCTCTGCAAAAATACAGGACGTTGATTGATGCAGATTAATTATTGCCCATGAAGAACAAACTTGATAACACATGCGCACCGAAAAACGTACTGTGTGAAAATCTTGCAGAAACTTTTTCGAGTAGGAACCGGAGGTAACAACCGAGCGTTTCGCTTCTTCTAGCCACCTCAAGATTCCGTCGATAAACTCCCCCTTTTCAATGACAAAATTATGTGATCTATCGAAGTCTGCCATGACTTGATCTACAGCCAGGTTACTATCCAAGTCAACATCTTCGAACTTAACACCAATGATGAAAGCTTGTAGTTCGCCGCGTTCAAGTTTTCCATCATTGTCCAGATCAATCTTATGAAACAACCTGCAAATTTTTTTTATTGGATCTCGGTTCTGAAAGATTTACAATTGCAAAAACAGCTAAAAAGATGAGGTGGGTGCCAAGGCATACTTCTCGATCACAGGTATATTTGGTGTTCCATCTTCATGAAGAAGACGACCAAAAACGTGCATCTGAGCATGTCTTAGAAGTCCAGACATTACGTGCTTTAGTCCTGCATATTCTAACCTCCTTCTCTGGATCCATGGCTGAAAGATCTGTTTGAGAAAGATTCAGACAGTGATGAAAAATTGCATGCAGATAAAAAAAGGACACTTCAGCAAAGGAATATCGACATCTATTGAGAAGGGCGtaaccagtgcagagagctcccgctctgtgcggggtctagggaagggtgtcagtggcaagccttaccctcgcctgtgcaatgcgaggagaccgcaactcgaacccgggaccttccggtcacaggcagtaagactctaccgTTTGCACCATGCCCGCCCTTCTATTGAGAAGACAAAAAACAAAATAGATTCTAATACAGAAAGCACATTTCTCCATAATGCAGTAACAGGGACAGAAGTTCAGAATAGCGCAGAAATTTAGCAGTAAAAGAATTCCTGACAAAAAGTCAGCGACAGAACTCCAGAAGTGCAGAAATTTAGCAGTAAATGAATTCCTAATAAAAAGTTGCATGAAGGATCTAGAGAAAAACTAGCCGGATTTGGATGGTACGGAGTCACATTTTTCTTGGTTCAAATTGAAGATTTCTAGATTTTATCAAGTGTCTTGTTCAATAAAcccttttttctcgaatacgcaaaagatttgcgtatcattgtattaagaagaagagtttaaatAAACATACAACGCGCTTCTATCGAGCGCCGAAGGAGGTCGACCTAACACAGTCAAAGCTGGACCATCCTAACAAAAGACCTCAtgtttcgatattacataaaaggaAACAACCAATATCAACGCAGTTTTGTGGCCTAGGTGGCCTTGCGTTTTCGCGGCTGTTCAATAAACCTTTTCAATGTTTTCCGAATAAAACTCCATACAACAATTATATCAATTGATGGGGACAATTTCTCAGCTTATTCAAAAAAACTTAATTTTCAGCCAAATCCTAGTCAAAAGCCAAACTTCATATGGTTTGAGGCAGTTGATGCAGTTCCAAGGGCATAGGACAGTGTGAAAATGAGCTGTTTTTTCAGCCACTTGAAAAATAGTCACCCTAATTCTATATGAAAATGTTGAATTAAATAAGTTTCCAAGATGTAGAGTTCAAAGTTTCCTGAGGTCAGCACAATACCTGATATAGGCAATAGGCGAGCACAAGTAGAGCTGCAACAATAAGTCCAAGCAGGACAGTCAAACGATGACCAGAATGGAGCTTAAGAATTTGGGGTATCTGAACAATAATAAAGGGAAGCACAGATAACGCCATGATTCTTGCAACATAGCTGGTCTGCGCATCAGTAGAAACACCAGATCCTGCAAAAATGCACAAGTTATTTAGCAAATGTTATAAGGacaaatgcaaaaaaaaattcttaAATGTTGACAGACAGGCAGTTGTAGTATAGTTGTAGAAACTGAACTAAATTTCTTGTTTCCTGGTTAGATTTAGACCATGAGTAGCCTTGCCTTCTGCGGTTGCCTGATTAATACACGGTTTCTGTCTTGCGCTAAAACAACGATGTTCCTTAAATATGGATCTATAATGGGTGATGCCCGAATTGAATAGAACGGAAATGAGGAAGAACACAGCAAATATTCAGCATACCAAAAAGACTGAAGCCTTTTGTATCTCGAGAATCAGTTGCAGTTGAGTTCGACGACAAATCACATTTGCCAACAACAACACAAGATCCCCAGAGAAGGGTCAAAAGCATGACTGTTGAACCTGCAAGCAGGCCCATTCCAATCAAAACCTGGCTTTCCGCAACCTCTTTAGTGCCGGAGAGCCCAGAGACTGAAACATAAAAACAACAGGTCATGGATCTGCATCATGTAGAATGCAATCAAGTGGATGTACAATTGTGATGGATAAACAGATGAACTGTGTGTTTATAAGAACTCAAATCAGATGAAGAACATGGTAATGAATCGATAGCTTGCTAGTTGAGTAATTTTGCATGTTATAGCACCTCAAAAGAAGCATACTATGTTGGTGAGTACACACAAACCTTGATCATACTGAACCTTCAAAGAAGTGTACTACTGGTAAACAGGCCATGACCATACTGAACTTTGAAACAAGTGTACTAAACAGTGAACAGTGTTGCATGCTCCCGTTGTTatcataaataaatatatatgacTACGTATTTTTTTTCATGAAGAACAGAGCACGCATTTGTCGGACGCTAACGGAGCTTGTGCTCACTGGCAATGCATGCATACTCCAATAACGTCCATGGTTTCACTTTACCCCTATTTGACGACCTTTCGGGTTTTCGAAACCGACAAACATGAACTTTTTGTTTATGAGCAGAAGAGTAAGTTACATGCAAGGCAACTACGAAGCGCCAAATAGTAACTAGCTAGTGAAGCGTTGATGACGGCGGTGCCGGCGTGGATCTCATTCACATGGAGCGGACGCGACGGAATCACGGCCGCTAGTAGAATGACCACAAGAAGGTGAAACGAAAGCAGAGACGGTACGCACCGAGGATGAGCATTGCGTCGGGTAGCGCGCCGAGGATGGGGAGGAAGAGGCCACCGACGATGCCCGGGCCGAGGATCTGGAGCAGCAGCTCGCTGCCGGCGGAGAGGTAGGTGGCGGCCTTGAACATGAGGAAGCCGTAggcgaggacgaggaagaggttGCCGGGCACGGTGTCGGTGCAGGGCAGGAAGCCGTACGTCATCTCGCAGGCGGCGGCTTCCGGCGGATCCTTCTCCTCCCCCGCCGACGGGAGCCGGAGGACCGTCGTCGTCGCGCCGGCACCATCATCACTGCTGCCGgcggggaggaggagcaggccgccgccgccgggggaggaggaggaagagatacCGCGGCGGCCATACGCGGCGCCGGCGAcagcaaggaggaggaggagtgggagagggagagggagacgcGTGGGCATTGTCACGCACGGCCACGGGCTGCGAGTGGAAGAGCAAGCGGGCAGGACGCCAACAGCCAAGAGTGGGATATGATCGGGTATACTAGTGCTGTAGTTTAGTGCAGGGATGGGCGCTGATGCCATGAATGGAGGGGGAGACCGGAGACCGGAGACCTGGCTCGGGGGAGACGCTGCAGGCAGGCCGAAATTTTTTTTTCCAGCATTGCCCCACATCTCGGGCTCTCGGCCGGCCGCCAGCGCAACACGGCTACACGAGGAAAGGAGGAGGCGCCAAAAGCGGCAAGGAACCCGCCGGTGACGGTGGTACAGCTTTGCAAATCCGGCCGATTTGGGAACTGGCACATGTCAAGGCGCACAGATTATACATagtgaaaaaaaaggaaaagaaaaggtaaggaactggtgtgtgtgtgtgatttctCTGGACAGGTGTATCACACGTAACACGTGTAACGCCCGGATAACGACGCGTATCCGCATGTGCACGTCGCTGCCAGCCAGCGAACCAGTCGTCTCTCGTTGACTCTTCTGCCCACTTGCTAACGGTGGGTAAGGGCTTCTCGATCGTCGGCTCGGAATGGCCGCCGCCGCGCGACATGCAGAGTCCGATCCTCTGGGTGCCAACACAACATGGgccgtttatttatttatttacataGAGAGAGCCCACCGCGTGGCCCGTGATGCGACTTTCGTCAACGCGACCATCCCTCTAAATCAAAGCCCACGCGGCGGTCGGAATTAGGATTGCAATCCAAATGTTTCATAGCGCTCCCTCCGCTCCGCTAAGAATCGGTCGAGCGCTACCGAACACTGCCGCTCCGAGCAGCTATAACCAAGAAGTATTTTGTTGGCAGCGGGGAAAAAAGATGAGAGATTTAAAGATAGATCGGAAAAATGCGTGTCAACAAGAAAAGAACAAAAAGATTCAAATTTGGAGTAACTAGAGGAACGGCAGTGCTATCGCCCCACGCGGGGCCCGCGCCGCTCGAACGTCACCGGCATCGAGAAGAGGGAGAGGGGACGGCGCCCGCCCGCGCCTCTGGTTCGGAAGGACCAACGGTGTGCCCCGTCCGCGGCGTCATATCGAATGCCCATCCGGCGCCTgaaggaggaggagacaccaagGCGAGTCAACAGAAGGCGATGAGGTAGATGCAGCGCATGATCTACTTCTGAAACATCTTGTCGGataccgcgagaaggggtaccctaagcaagaaccaaaaaacgattgcttagacttcgtaaaagatCGAAACCAGTTAAACACTGCTGGCCTCagccaattctccgactcgcccgaggccccctcaccgctgacctcgggcgatcccccaccgaagaCCTCGGCCGCCCCCTCGTCACAGGCCTtggccgggccgccgaccctccgtctcgcgcgaggcaggcTCGGCGGCACTATGCtgccgtccctctgacaaaacgtcgtgtcacattaCCTCAGCCAACTGCAGCCTCTGGCGTCGGCCGCATGCTCAACACAGAACagaggaatggccgacgggacaggagacaggactgggcaggggttacccgccactatgccaaccactatgcacatggttgacgcccatgcctcactgtgctgccaactcctgctccgagaacaacgcagcatggggagccatgtctgggatactgtggcctcggaatcagtcaCAAGGACCAATAAGACAAACGAGGTCTCAGCCAgaaatctccgattcgcccgaggccccctcgccgaggccccttcgcccgaggccccctcgccgaggcctcagaagaagtaTCGAttgtccgattcgcccgaggcctcctcgccaaGGTCCGCGATCCTCCTATTTCGCGCGAGGCCGACTCGCCACCAGCCCCGCGACCACCGCTTTGACCAGACTACCCCAGCTGGACATCACATCTAatcaaggcgctcaaccactccgacaatcACACGACGGCACCGTACGGCGAAGTAACAGACCAGCACGTCagcgccctgccatccacgacgggactgtgcaggggttaccggccactgtgctgccaactcctgcaccaaggacgaacacgacgtggggagtcagaactgggttcctgtgacctcgggaccagcgaactgaccgagttccgcctcgcccgagactcccgataGGGCCTCAGGCGAGCTAGCcacgctccgcctcgtccgaggctgggctcgccccgcaacctcgtcgcctccgcctcaaaagcCGCTTTGGCAAGCTGTCGCATCCAATCGATGCGTCCAgctgcacccactacgtaagccacgatcggtaATGCAccgcgacaggagcgacgggacaacggtcaaatcacctttttaccatcccttgctGACAATATAGGGTaccatatcctgtagacgcacgttccgcgctgattccgcctaaatcaactacgacGATGGCCGCCAAGACCCCACATTGCCGTCTGCAAGGGCCTCGGCACAGCAAGCCTCGGCACGGCGGGTCTCGGCCTcggcacagcgggtctcggcctcggcACAACCGACCACAGGAGTccccaggcctcggcacttcaccaagtcaacaaatgtaCAGGAGCGCAGCAGGTCGCCAGCCTGGaggccataccgactagacatcaacgggagctcccacgacgccacgctgctccggggagcagaacacgtcagcaaatagtaaacttgtcatgtacttctggcttcctccttgtggctataaaaggaggtagccggtgCCATTTCTAGGGGGAGGACAACAAGGGAAGAAGACGAACGCCCCGATAGAACCAcacgcttccacgctgcttgggaacaacgtctcaagcagtccacaccaccctcgccgagacctgggactagctccctctctcacctagcttgtaacccctactacgagcactcaggtgcaaggaatacaagatcgatctctcagactggatgtagggcctcgattgcccgaaccagtataaaccttgtgtctctttgcatcaccatccgggattaggggcacgcagcacaaattcactcgttggttgagggacccccggttccaaaacaccgacagttggcgcgccaggtaggggcttctgcatgtcagcttcgtcatcctagcaagttccggatggcagaccacatacgaccattgcgtctcggcaccatagtttggttcgggagcctagagttcatgtctctagggcatgagtacgacatggtgctcctcactccttgaatcccaccgtccgacgacgaagtcgcgccccggcagcccaggcgcaggcggcgcccgggcggccgccctcgccacgctcgccaggcacggcgcgagcaaggccaccccgacgctacgcgagcccggggcggcacgccactccccgccgatatcctacgaccagctgttggtacagggtccctggctagggacctgtctgacctgagcctggacaaaggaaaatcgccggtggcttacggcgatgcccagtcgtccaaccccgctccgccactccctgaagagccgaccccggcggggcagaatctggagacggccccgtccccatacccctttgggttgagaaatgccgccacctcttatgcctacgcttacgctgccgctcacgagcacccctcggaacgccgccagcgcttcgctctcgacctgagcacccactccgacccctcggacgaggacgaggcatggcccggggtggatttctccgaacgccacaaccctggggctttgcgccaattcttggccgcaagcgactactgcctcggctattctgACTCCGACGATGAGGGGACTCacgatccatcccgtgagtgcttccacgttgggctcgggatgccaagggcgggcgaagaggaggagaggacaggcaaccattccccgccccgagcaggggcgggcgacgccacacctccgcgtcccGAAGCCCCGACAGCACGGAACAAGAATCCCGTTCGCGGGGAGCAtcgtcgcccagacctggagcagctccgcgagcttcaggccaaggtcgaacaggaccgactccttctgcaacagcttcgggacactcttgAGCAGGAACAGCGAGGGCGcagtgagggcggaggagcccgagggagggctcgcgacgtccatcaccgcatcaacgacaacgaggggggagagccacccccaacctttaatcgcgctagccagaatgtcgcagcggctgcgatgctggtccgagcgatgcccgagccctccaccaccgaagggcgacgggtccgcggagagctccgcgacctcctcgagaccgcagcggtgcagcaggccgaaagttccgcctcccgccggcgcggaggcacttcggagcaacccacagcgcaacctcgccggggccaggatgcctcggtccgtcccgaggccgctcgcgcgccgacggtcgacagggccccctcggtgcgcgatcgacttagggaccaacgcgaggcacagggcaaccacgaagtagttggcaggcgacggcgccacgatgatggagccgcccgaggctaccacccgcaccgaggcggtcgctacgacagtggtgaggaccgcagtccttcccctgagccgccaggacctcgggtctttagtagggccatccgcgttgctcctttccccgcccggttccgacagccggccaacctcacaaagtatagcggcgagacgaaccctgagctatggctagccgattatcgcctggcttgtcagctaggtggtgcggacgacgacctgctcatcatccgcaacctcccttagttcttgtcagact encodes:
- the LOC136471664 gene encoding sodium/calcium exchanger NCL2-like, whose protein sequence is MWGNAGKKNFGLPAASPPSQVSGLRSPPPFMASAPIPALNYSTSIPDHIPLLAVGVLPACSSTRSPWPCVTMPTRLPLPLPLLLLLAVAGAAYGRRGISSSSSPGGGGLLLLPAGSSDDGAGATTTVLRLPSAGEEKDPPEAAACEMTYGFLPCTDTVPGNLFLVLAYGFLMFKAATYLSAGSELLLQILGPGIVGGLFLPILGALPDAMLILVSGLSGTKEVAESQVLIGMGLLAGSTVMLLTLLWGSCVVVGKCDLSSNSTATDSRDTKGFSLFGSGVSTDAQTSYVARIMALSVLPFIIVQIPQILKLHSGHRLTVLLGLIVAALLVLAYCLYQIFQPWIQRRRLEYAGLKHVMSGLLRHAQMHVFGRLLHEDGTPNIPVIEKLFHKIDLDNDGKLERGELQAFIIGVKFEDVDLDSNLAVDQVMADFDRSHNFVIEKGEFIDGILRWLEEAKRSVVTSGSYSKKFLQDFHTRTRDEHNLLLGKDDNDGEAIENPTWTSFKAILLLLLGTAMAAAFADPLVDAVHNFSNATSIPSFFISFIAMPLATNSSEAVSAIIFASRKKQRTLSLTFSEVYGGVTMNNTLCLAVFLGLIYVRGLTWDFSSEVLIIFLVCTIMGLFTSFRTNFPLWTCFVAYLLYPLSLVIVYVLDFKFGWS